The Populus trichocarpa isolate Nisqually-1 chromosome 18, P.trichocarpa_v4.1, whole genome shotgun sequence genomic interval taacatcGTAGCACCCTTTGTTTTGAAGATTTATCAGATGGTCAGTGATCCAACAACGGATTCTCTAATTTCCTGGGGCAGAGCAAACAACAGTTTCATCGTCATCGACCCTTTAGATTTCTCTCAGAGGATTTTGCCTGTTTACTTCAAACACAACAACTTCTCTAGCTTTGTTCGACAGTTGAACACCTATGTGAGTAGTAATCGTAACCAAATCTTGCTgtgtaatatatttatatgtgtaGAGCAGTGCTGTTATTGATCGATCAATTAATGTTACATTTCTTTGTTTCATGATTGCCAGGGTTTTAGAAAAGTCGATCCAGATAGATGGGAATTTGCAAACGAATGGTTTCTTAGAGGGCAAAAGCAATTGCTGAAGAATATAGTTCGCAGGAAGCATAGTTCTAATAATAAAGGGTCATCATATATGCAAGTAAATATAAAAGGTGAAGACTTCGATGATGAAGATATAATTATGGAGATAGCAAGGTTAAAGCAAGAACAGAAGGCCTTAGAGCAAGAACTTGAAGGCATGAACAAGCGTTTAGAGGCGACGGAAAGACGTCCACAACAAATGATGGCTTTTATCTATAAAGTTGTTGAAGACCCGGATCTCCTTCCTCGTATGATTCTTGAAAAGGAACGTACAAGGcagataaaagacaagaaacaACGTTTGATGATATCTTCTTCGGCGACATCACCTTCTGGCATGGCAATTTCAAGTACTTCAACAATAATAAAGTCTGAAGTGGTTCATGAAGAGGGTTCTATAGGGGTAATATCTTCACCAGAAACTGTTTTTAATGTAGATAAATTTTGTCAATCTTCACCCTCACCTGATGAGTCAGATATTAACGCTATAGGATGGTTAGATCAAGTAAACTATGGTCTTGCCGTGGCAGGACCTAGTCCATTTACAACAGGCTCAATGGGTGCAGGGATTGGGGCAACGGTGGCAGTGTTGCCGCAAGGGAATAGTACTGTGATAGGATATGGTGGTGATTGGGGTGACCACATAAACTATTTTGGAGAAATGGCGGCGGGAGTGGAGGATAGGCCACGACCGTCTTATCCATTTTCACTTTTGGGAGGTGGCTTTTAGCTGCTATTCACAAGATTTATGTTGGATtctatcttttatattaattttgcgTTTTGGGTATATTGctgctttccttctttttttatttttttggatgaaaaagacagttatttaattttgttattatccATTGCTAATCTAAATCAGgacataaaattatttgttttggtatATCCATTGCTACTCAAGGAAGAATATTAGTAAAACTTTTGTGAGATACAAATctatatacattaaaatattgagaAGGTTTGTTAGTTATTCACTCAAAGAATAAACATATATGAAATGCTAGtaag includes:
- the LOC7476280 gene encoding heat stress transcription factor C-1, encoding MMEANNNNNIVAPFVLKIYQMVSDPTTDSLISWGRANNSFIVIDPLDFSQRILPVYFKHNNFSSFVRQLNTYGFRKVDPDRWEFANEWFLRGQKQLLKNIVRRKHSSNNKGSSYMQVNIKGEDFDDEDIIMEIARLKQEQKALEQELEGMNKRLEATERRPQQMMAFIYKVVEDPDLLPRMILEKERTRQIKDKKQRLMISSSATSPSGMAISSTSTIIKSEVVHEEGSIGVISSPETVFNVDKFCQSSPSPDESDINAIGWLDQVNYGLAVAGPSPFTTGSMGAGIGATVAVLPQGNSTVIGYGGDWGDHINYFGEMAAGVEDRPRPSYPFSLLGGGF